In one Desulfobacterales bacterium genomic region, the following are encoded:
- the dprA gene encoding DNA-protecting protein DprA, which yields MNEILWWFTLKSTPGIGNCLFKRLIKHFGSPKNVIEASIEELMNVKGLSYAVSCNIKKYKIPEELKEEINIAQKKGYRIITMNEADYPALLLEIPDPPPFLYVYGDIPDTSTSIAIVGSRNATEYGLSTAKKLAKDLAAHNIVVISGMARGIDASAHISSITNQGKTLAVLGSGFEHIYPYEHTELFHQIAKNGAVISEFYLNTKPNSYNFPVRNRIISGISLGTIVIEASLKSGALITARLALEQGREVFAVPGSINSFKSTGAHNLLKQGAKLVETVNDILDEIIYLQQNKFYQNKNKKNVIQKENNLSSDETIVFSSLEPYPLHIDNIADKLSMEVSKVLGVLLTLELKGIVSQLPGTFFKLNEE from the coding sequence ATGAATGAAATTTTATGGTGGTTTACCTTAAAAAGTACTCCAGGTATTGGAAATTGCTTATTTAAAAGGCTGATTAAACATTTCGGTTCGCCAAAAAATGTGATCGAAGCATCAATAGAAGAGCTTATGAACGTTAAAGGTCTGTCTTATGCCGTTTCTTGTAATATAAAAAAATATAAAATACCTGAAGAATTAAAAGAAGAAATTAATATCGCCCAAAAAAAAGGCTATAGAATAATTACAATGAATGAAGCCGATTATCCTGCCCTTTTATTGGAAATACCTGACCCGCCTCCATTTTTATATGTATATGGCGATATTCCTGATACTTCTACTTCAATAGCTATCGTAGGCTCAAGAAATGCAACAGAATATGGTCTTTCAACAGCAAAAAAGCTCGCTAAAGATTTAGCTGCTCATAATATAGTTGTAATAAGTGGAATGGCAAGAGGCATAGATGCAAGCGCTCATATAAGTTCAATAACAAATCAAGGTAAAACTTTAGCCGTGCTTGGAAGCGGATTTGAACATATATACCCCTATGAACATACCGAACTATTTCATCAAATTGCAAAAAATGGTGCTGTCATATCAGAATTCTATTTAAATACAAAGCCAAACTCTTACAATTTCCCTGTCAGAAACAGAATCATAAGCGGAATAAGTCTTGGAACAATAGTAATTGAAGCATCCTTAAAAAGCGGCGCCCTTATAACTGCAAGACTCGCATTAGAACAAGGCAGAGAAGTCTTTGCCGTGCCAGGAAGCATTAATTCATTTAAGAGTACTGGTGCCCATAATCTTTTAAAACAAGGAGCAAAACTTGTCGAAACAGTTAATGATATTCTTGATGAAATTATATATTTACAACAGAATAAATTTTATCAAAACAAAAACAAAAAAAATGTAATACAAAAAGAAAATAATTTATCATCTGATGAAACCATTGTTTTTAGTTCCCTTGAGCCGTATCCCTTGCATATAGACAATATAGCGGATAAACTTTCAATGGAAGTTTCTAAAGTATTAGGAGTTCTTCTTACTCTTGAATTAAAAGGAATAGTAAGTCAGCTACCAGGAACCTTTTTTAAATTAAATGAGGAATAA